The region TCTGCCCGCCCGTCCCGGTATACATCGTCGGTCCGATCGATTCGCTGTCCGCTTGCCCAGTGAGATCAATCGACAGAGCATTATTGATTGAAATCAATCCTTCTTCGCGCGCGATGGTGCGGATGTCGTCGGTGAAATTGAAGTCGTAAAGCTGAAAGCGCGGGTTGCCGTCGATATATTCCAACTGCTCGCGCGGCGTCAGCGGTGCGATGCCGCTCCCCACCACCAGCCCGGGGAACAATTTCTTGTATTTTCCGGTAAGCACCCCATCGCGTACCAGCGGTGCCGTATGATGCGGGATGATCTCGGTTTGCATCCCGAGGTCGTGATGGTCTGCGAAGTGGGGCATGATCGCACCCGACATTGAACCGACACCGATCTGAATCGACGCGCGATCCGGCACCAACTCTTTGGCAACCATCGCGCAGACGGTGTCGATTACCTTTTGCTCCTCCTCCGCGGGCTGCGGCAGGGCGATCTCCGGCAGTGTGATCGTGCGTTCGACAAACCAATCGACTTCGGAGAGGTGAATCTGGTTGTCGCCACCGACCCGGATAAAGTTGGGGTCGAGTTCCGCGATAACCAGGTCGGCGTTGCGCGCCAGCAGCTTCGACATGACCTGCACTTCGCCGAAATTCAGGTAGCCGTCCTGGTCGGGCGGCGACACCGCCATGATGTAGACGTTGAAATTCTCCATCGAAGGGG is a window of Candidatus Binataceae bacterium DNA encoding:
- a CDS encoding acetyl-CoA hydrolase/transferase C-terminal domain-containing protein, yielding MATAPRINHAPDWRAQLGARLVQPDEAVSHVKSGDRVCLSVAQATPLMMCAALAGRLMETENVLVYHSAAAFDWNLPGLGERFHLQSHYVSPYDRTLYSAGRADFAPVAYYRDGHLPPSMENFNVYIMAVSPPDQDGYLNFGEVQVMSKLLARNADLVIAELDPNFIRVGGDNQIHLSEVDWFVERTITLPEIALPQPAEEEQKVIDTVCAMVAKELVPDRASIQIGVGSMSGAIMPHFADHHDLGMQTEIIPHHTAPLVRDGVLTGKYKKLFPGLVVGSGIAPLTPREQLEYIDGNPRFQLYDFNFTDDIRTIAREEGLISINNALSIDLTGQADSESIGPTMYTGTGGQTAFVVGASLAGGKTILVTPSSSMVKGQRVSRIVSSLAPGSVLTAPRTFVHYVATEYGIASLKGKTIRERANELIAIAHPDFRSELREEARRMYNF